TTATCTTAGTTCATGAGGTCCGCAGGTATCCATATCACCATAGTCCAGGTTTTCACCTGCCATTCCCCATATGAAGGAGTAATTTGATGTTCCCACTCCTGAGTGTATAGACCATTCCGGCGAGAGTACGGCCTGATTGTTATGAATAAAAATATGCCTGGTATTTTGAGGCTCTCCCATAAAATGTGAAATGGTTTGCCCTTCTGCCAGGTCAAAATAGAAGTATGCTTCCATTCTTCGGGTATGCGTGTGTGCCGGCATGGTGTTCCATACGTTGCCAGGCAAAAGCTCTGTAAGTCCCATCTGCAACTGGCAGGTTTCCACTACACTGTTAACTATGAGTTTGTTAATTATCCGCTTGTTGGAATTGAGATCGTCTCCCAGATGTACTACTTCCGCATCTTCCTTACCTGTTTTTTTGGTAGGGTATTCTTTGTGGGCAGGGGCAGAATTCAGGTAAAACAAGGGTTGCCCATCTCCTGCCTTTGAAAATGCCACTTCTTTACTCCCTCTACCTACGTACAATGCCTCTTTTTTCTCCAGCACATACTCTACGCCATCAACTGTTACGATTCCTTTATCGCCTACATTAATGATCCCCAACTCCCTTCTCTCCAGGAAGTAATCAGATTTCAAATGAGGAATAGTTTCCAGTTTCACCTTTTCCCCGGCAGGCATGGCGCCTCCTACAATATACCTGTCGTACATAGAGTACGTAAGGTTGATCTGTCCGGGAGCAAACAGGTTATCAATCAGAAAATGTTCTCTTAGCTCGCTGGTTCCATACCGTCTCGCATCAACCGGATTCGTAGCGTATCTAAAATCTGAGTTAGTCATAATAAAATGTTAGTGTAATCGATTACTCAAATATATAAAATAATTTCTTAGGTTTTCAAGATTTAATAAAAAAGTAGTGGGCGAAATTCAGATTTAACAGAATAAAAACAGGCCGGGATCAATGTATATGATACTCCGGAAAGAAAAATCCTTACAGACAAATGGCAAGAAAAATCTTTTTATCTTGGATTTAAAGCCTTATTTTTACAGGTGATGTCTGAAGGAGCAACCCCATTCTCCCTGGCTTTTAACCGGCTTGACAGGCTTCAATTGCGATCCGGTTACACCAAATGACATGTATCATTATTTTTTAGTACCTTTAATCTTGATCATTAACCCGTTAGTACATTGACTTATACTGACAATCTCTTAGTAAGACAGCTCAATCATGGCAACAGAATTGTTTTTGAGCAACTGTATGAGGAATATTATCCGCAACTTGTTGCATTTGCCGAAGGTTATCTGTTTGACATTGAAGAGAGTAAGGAAATTGTTCAGAAACTATTTGTGCATCTCTGGCTGGGGCGTAAGGACCTTAAAATTGATACATCTCTTAAGGGATACCTGTTTTCTGCTGTAAGGAATAAATGTCTGAATCATATCCGCAATATCAAAATAAAGGATCGGAACAAGCTGCTCTATATAGAAGCAACGCTAGCAGGCGCCCGAACCGAAGAGAACAGTAACAGCCTCCAACATTTAGAAAAGAAGTTGAGGGAAGAAATACAAAAACTTCCCGAACAGATCAGAAAGATCATAATACTCAAATATTATAAAGGCAAAAAACAGAAAGAAATTGCCACGGTGCTGGGCGTCACGGAAAACACTGTAAAAACACAGTTATCACGGGGTAAGCTTAAATTATCCTCAGCATTGCAGCAAAGTTAATAGCCGTAATCCTCTCGCTTTACTGCATTTCCAAATCAATTTTCAGGTAATTATTTTGACATAAATAAAATTTTCAAAATTTTCTGTCACCCATTTTTCATATCACGGTGTCATACTTACGACATTGATCAAATATGAAGAATAAAATTTTATCGATTGATTTTGAAATTATCTGGAAGAGCATCCACACTTCATTAACTGAAGATGAGAAAGCCCTTCTTGATAAATGGCTGGCTGAAAACGAAAAGCATCGAAAATATTACGAACAGGCTGTAAAGCATTTCAGCCAACCACAGCGAGAGTTGGAAAAACCAGACACTACTTCACTTTGGAAAGAAGTTGAACAGGCCGAAAGGGGCATAAATACAGGTAGAAGACGGTTACTATTCTCTGTAGCTGCATCTGCAGCCTTGCTTATTGCGGCACTATTTATTTTCCTTGATCCTCCGAACAGCGAACC
This region of Fulvivirga ulvae genomic DNA includes:
- a CDS encoding RNA polymerase sigma-70 factor, encoding MTYTDNLLVRQLNHGNRIVFEQLYEEYYPQLVAFAEGYLFDIEESKEIVQKLFVHLWLGRKDLKIDTSLKGYLFSAVRNKCLNHIRNIKIKDRNKLLYIEATLAGARTEENSNSLQHLEKKLREEIQKLPEQIRKIIILKYYKGKKQKEIATVLGVTENTVKTQLSRGKLKLSSALQQS
- the kduI gene encoding 5-dehydro-4-deoxy-D-glucuronate isomerase translates to MTNSDFRYATNPVDARRYGTSELREHFLIDNLFAPGQINLTYSMYDRYIVGGAMPAGEKVKLETIPHLKSDYFLERRELGIINVGDKGIVTVDGVEYVLEKKEALYVGRGSKEVAFSKAGDGQPLFYLNSAPAHKEYPTKKTGKEDAEVVHLGDDLNSNKRIINKLIVNSVVETCQLQMGLTELLPGNVWNTMPAHTHTRRMEAYFYFDLAEGQTISHFMGEPQNTRHIFIHNNQAVLSPEWSIHSGVGTSNYSFIWGMAGENLDYGDMDTCGPHELR